In one window of Armatimonadota bacterium DNA:
- the mfd gene encoding transcription-repair coupling factor: protein MWSSGAFQSGSESPQATKTPALHSGPVRLRAAVWTAFGRMAPRCAHIRAQLSPVAAPHSIRASEGGAAAPLPLQFSPACVASSAARCYTKYMHALLPALGQWPEFSDFAQNLRRDGYRGHVEGLTGAAKGCIIAGLAARAERPLLIITYNNEQAEQLYDDIVSFTGSAPDQHVSPEPAERVSFLPSLEILLYEEFSPDFDIIRDRLNSLHRLLRGEPVTVVATAPAVLHQTVPPAVLARAHLVLRKGQPLDLTDLAARLTGLGYAREEMVEHPAQFSIRGDIVDIYPSTTLQPLRLELFGDEVERLCNLDVETQRSTGEIPEFDLLPAQELVLEASLGGAGDPARAEQMMTVALREQLAILEQQGRPDAARRLRDKVEHDLERMSQGTYFQGVEYYLPFLHEGAFTALDYLPAGAAVVIDEPSLIAEHYERFEHELAQAYRLRLQDGSLLPLPDPLYLPSSEGKQRLRDRPTLSFSLLEPDDNGFWPGSPQTKVSLDPSPVPRFGARPAELADVLRGWQRDHQRVIISTLQGERLAELLAEAGVSGIVRDEAGAVEPGQVLITPRKISEGFALPEAGLVCLTDQEVFGWQKIRRSLRRRHLEGAPISSLTELAPGDYVVHINHGIGVYEGLVRRVVDTAEREYMSVHYAGEDRLYVPIDQLDRVQKYIGSEDQLPAVHRLGGADWERAKRRAKRSARELARELVALYAARQSQPGHAFSPDAPWQQEMEVGFPYEETADQLAAIADVKSDMERPKPTDRLVCGDVGYGKTEVAIRACFKAVMDGKQAAVLVPTTVLAQQHFSTFSERLAPYPLRVEMLSRFRSRVEQKRVVEGLADGTVDIVIGTHRLLSRDVEFKDLGLVVVDEEQRFGVRHKEKLKQLRTIVDVLTLTATPIPRTLHMSLSGIRDMSVINEPPEGRLPIRTRALSRDDEVVREALLRELERGGQVYFVHNRVESIGHVAEHVRQLVPHARIAIGHGQLREADLERVMLDFYAGKHDILVCTTIIESGLDIPNVNTLVVDRADLFGLAQLYQLRGRVGRSNRQAYAYLMWTPHKRLTERAQKRIAAIKEFSHLGSGFRIALRDLEIRGAGNLLGPEQHGFMLSVGFELYTQMLAEAVQEVKGEPVPTARQVSLDLPVDAYLPEDYVPSLNQRIDFYRRMAAVRNAAQMEDLREELADRFGAPLPPQVDGLFRLIQLKLDCLAVGVAGITSERRQVTIRFAPDRRLTSVAQRKLQGQFSAVRDREFRQASPVASHDRIELLTLGLSPQQLLALSSEIVLHAGRMLSRVEREQTGADA, encoded by the coding sequence TTGTGGTCATCAGGCGCGTTTCAAAGCGGGAGTGAGTCGCCACAGGCGACTAAAACTCCCGCACTCCATAGTGGGCCGGTGCGCCTCCGCGCCGCGGTCTGGACTGCCTTCGGACGGATGGCCCCACGCTGCGCGCACATCCGCGCTCAGCTGTCGCCGGTAGCCGCGCCCCACTCAATCCGGGCGAGCGAAGGCGGGGCCGCGGCCCCGCTTCCTCTACAGTTCAGTCCCGCTTGCGTTGCGTCGTCCGCCGCGCGGTGCTATACTAAGTACATGCATGCACTACTGCCCGCCCTCGGGCAGTGGCCGGAATTCAGCGACTTTGCCCAGAACCTTCGCCGAGACGGATATCGCGGGCACGTAGAGGGCCTGACCGGGGCCGCCAAGGGCTGCATTATCGCGGGCCTGGCGGCCAGGGCCGAACGCCCCCTGCTCATCATCACGTACAACAACGAGCAGGCGGAGCAGCTCTACGATGACATCGTCTCGTTCACCGGCTCGGCGCCGGATCAACACGTCTCCCCTGAGCCCGCCGAACGGGTCTCCTTCCTGCCGTCGCTCGAGATTCTCCTCTACGAGGAATTCTCACCGGACTTCGACATCATCCGCGACCGGCTCAACTCCCTCCACCGCCTGCTGCGCGGAGAGCCCGTGACCGTCGTGGCGACCGCGCCCGCCGTGCTCCACCAGACCGTGCCGCCCGCCGTGCTGGCGCGGGCCCATCTCGTCCTGCGCAAGGGGCAGCCGCTCGACCTGACCGACCTCGCCGCGCGCCTCACCGGCCTCGGCTATGCCCGCGAGGAAATGGTCGAACACCCCGCCCAGTTCAGCATCCGCGGCGACATCGTTGACATCTATCCCTCCACGACCCTGCAGCCCCTGCGCCTGGAGCTGTTCGGCGACGAGGTCGAGCGATTGTGCAACCTCGACGTCGAAACCCAGCGCTCCACCGGGGAGATACCGGAGTTCGACCTGCTGCCCGCCCAGGAGTTGGTGCTGGAGGCGAGTCTCGGCGGCGCGGGTGATCCGGCTCGCGCCGAGCAGATGATGACGGTTGCGCTCCGCGAGCAACTCGCAATTCTGGAGCAGCAAGGCCGGCCCGATGCCGCCCGCCGGCTGCGCGACAAGGTCGAGCACGACCTCGAGCGCATGAGCCAGGGCACGTATTTCCAGGGCGTCGAGTACTACTTGCCGTTCCTCCACGAGGGCGCTTTCACCGCGCTCGATTACCTGCCGGCGGGCGCCGCGGTCGTCATAGACGAGCCGTCCCTCATTGCCGAGCACTACGAGCGCTTCGAGCATGAACTGGCGCAAGCGTACCGCCTGCGACTCCAGGATGGATCTCTCCTGCCTCTGCCGGATCCACTCTATCTCCCGTCGAGCGAAGGCAAGCAGCGCCTGCGAGATCGCCCGACGCTCAGCTTCTCGCTCCTCGAACCGGACGACAACGGCTTCTGGCCGGGCTCGCCGCAGACGAAGGTTTCACTTGACCCGTCACCCGTGCCGCGCTTTGGCGCGCGCCCGGCCGAGTTGGCGGATGTGCTGCGCGGCTGGCAGCGCGACCATCAGCGTGTCATCATCTCCACCCTGCAAGGGGAGCGTCTGGCCGAGTTGCTGGCCGAGGCGGGCGTCAGCGGCATCGTCCGCGACGAGGCCGGCGCCGTAGAGCCGGGCCAGGTTCTCATCACGCCGCGCAAGATCTCCGAGGGCTTCGCGCTGCCCGAGGCGGGCCTGGTCTGCCTCACCGATCAGGAGGTCTTCGGCTGGCAGAAGATTCGCCGCTCGCTGCGCCGCCGCCACCTCGAGGGGGCGCCGATCAGCTCGCTCACCGAGCTCGCGCCCGGCGATTACGTCGTGCATATCAACCACGGCATCGGCGTCTACGAAGGGCTGGTGCGCCGGGTGGTTGACACCGCCGAACGCGAGTACATGTCCGTGCACTATGCCGGCGAGGACCGGCTCTATGTGCCGATTGACCAACTCGATCGCGTACAGAAGTACATCGGCAGCGAGGACCAGCTTCCGGCGGTACACCGCCTCGGCGGGGCCGACTGGGAGCGCGCCAAACGACGCGCGAAGCGCTCGGCGCGGGAACTCGCCCGCGAACTCGTCGCGCTGTACGCGGCGCGCCAATCCCAGCCGGGGCACGCCTTCAGCCCCGACGCGCCGTGGCAGCAAGAGATGGAGGTGGGCTTCCCGTACGAGGAGACCGCGGACCAGCTCGCGGCGATCGCGGACGTCAAGAGCGACATGGAGCGCCCCAAGCCCACGGATCGCCTGGTGTGCGGTGACGTCGGGTACGGCAAGACCGAAGTCGCCATTCGCGCCTGCTTCAAGGCGGTCATGGACGGCAAGCAGGCGGCCGTGCTGGTGCCGACGACGGTTCTCGCGCAGCAGCACTTCTCGACCTTCAGCGAGCGCCTGGCGCCCTATCCGCTGCGCGTCGAGATGCTCAGCCGCTTCCGCTCGCGCGTCGAGCAGAAGCGAGTGGTCGAGGGGCTGGCGGACGGCACCGTGGACATCGTCATCGGCACCCACCGGCTGCTGTCGCGCGACGTTGAGTTCAAGGACCTCGGCCTCGTCGTGGTCGACGAGGAGCAGCGCTTCGGGGTGCGCCACAAGGAGAAGCTCAAGCAGCTGCGCACGATCGTGGACGTGCTCACGCTCACCGCCACGCCGATTCCGCGCACGCTCCACATGTCGCTCTCCGGCATCCGCGATATGAGCGTCATCAACGAGCCGCCCGAAGGACGCCTGCCCATCCGCACCCGCGCCCTATCGCGCGACGACGAGGTCGTCCGCGAGGCCCTGCTGCGTGAACTCGAGCGCGGCGGCCAGGTCTATTTCGTCCATAACCGCGTCGAATCCATCGGCCATGTCGCCGAGCACGTCCGCCAACTCGTGCCCCACGCGCGCATCGCCATCGGCCACGGTCAGCTGCGCGAGGCCGATCTCGAACGCGTCATGCTCGACTTCTACGCCGGCAAACACGACATCCTGGTGTGCACGACGATCATCGAAAGCGGGCTCGACATCCCCAACGTCAATACGCTGGTGGTTGACCGGGCCGACTTGTTCGGTCTGGCGCAGTTGTACCAGCTGCGCGGGCGCGTCGGGCGCTCCAACCGCCAGGCCTACGCGTATCTCATGTGGACCCCGCACAAACGGCTCACCGAGCGCGCGCAGAAACGCATCGCCGCGATCAAGGAGTTCTCGCATCTCGGCTCCGGCTTCCGCATCGCCCTGCGCGACCTCGAAATCCGCGGCGCCGGCAACTTGCTCGGGCCGGAGCAGCACGGCTTCATGCTCTCCGTCGGCTTCGAGCTCTACACCCAGATGCTCGCGGAGGCGGTGCAAGAAGTAAAGGGCGAGCCGGTGCCGACGGCGCGCCAGGTCTCGCTCGACCTGCCCGTGGACGCCTATCTGCCCGAGGATTACGTGCCGAGCCTCAACCAGCGCATTGACTTCTACCGCCGCATGGCCGCGGTGCGCAACGCAGCGCAGATGGAAGACCTGCGCGAGGAACTGGCGGACCGCTTCGGTGCGCCGCTGCCGCCGCAAGTGGACGGCCTATTCCGGCTCATCCAGTTGAAACTGGACTGCCTCGCCGTCGGCGTGGCCGGCATCACGAGCGAGCGGCGTCAGGTGACCATCCGGTTCGCCCCCGACCGGCGCCTGACCTCGGTCGCCCAGCGCAAGCTCCAGGGGCAGTTCTCCGCCGTGCGCGACCGCGAGTTCCGCCAGGCCAGCCCGGTGGCCAGCCACGACCGCATCGAGTTACTCACCCTCGGCCTGTCGCCGCAGCAATTGCTTGCCCTGAGCAGCGAAATCGTCCTCCACGCGGGAAGAATGCTCTCCCGCGTCGAAAGGGAGCAAACAGGGGCTGACGCCTGA
- a CDS encoding phosphoribosylglycinamide formyltransferase, which translates to MARKVKVGVLASGGGTNLQAIMDRAADGRLDAEVVVVISDVEDAYALERARQSGVPAVSIDPRSFPDRNAFNRAIIQELRDRGEELVALAGYLRITSDEFVDAFDGRIMNIHPSLVPSFCGKGMHGLRVHQAALDYGVKVTGCTVHFVTKEVDAGPIIVQRTAPVLDDDAAETLSARVLEQEHQAYSEAIQLFAEGRLEIKGNRVRVLPPAA; encoded by the coding sequence ATGGCACGCAAGGTCAAGGTCGGCGTTCTCGCGTCGGGCGGCGGCACGAATCTTCAGGCAATCATGGACCGCGCCGCCGACGGCCGTCTCGACGCCGAGGTCGTCGTCGTTATCAGCGATGTCGAGGACGCCTACGCCCTCGAGCGAGCGCGCCAGTCCGGTGTGCCGGCGGTGTCTATTGATCCTCGCTCATTCCCCGACCGCAACGCCTTCAATCGAGCGATCATCCAAGAGCTGCGCGATCGCGGCGAGGAGCTGGTGGCGCTGGCGGGGTACCTCCGCATCACGAGCGACGAGTTCGTGGACGCCTTCGACGGCCGCATCATGAACATCCACCCCAGCCTCGTTCCCTCGTTCTGCGGCAAGGGCATGCACGGCCTGCGCGTGCACCAGGCGGCGCTCGACTACGGCGTGAAGGTCACCGGCTGCACCGTGCACTTCGTCACGAAGGAAGTTGACGCGGGCCCGATCATCGTCCAGCGCACCGCGCCGGTGCTCGACGACGACGCCGCGGAGACCCTCTCCGCGCGCGTGCTCGAGCAGGAGCATCAGGCGTACTCCGAGGCAATCCAGCTCTTCGCCGAGGGGCGGCTTGAGATCAAAGGCAACCGCGTGCGCGTGCTCCCGCCTGCGGCGTAG
- a CDS encoding ComF family protein, which yields MHWLTKGFLDLLFPPRCLVCRRFGGAALCAECAAEVTPIAPPMCHRCGMPFDPQARGGPLCASCRQTQRLPYVIGRSVARYEGPAREAVHRLKYDGKRVLARVLGEMMAAAMLDGKAQDSAATSLDTTSETGDPPAAAASAPPAIPFDKLSLILPVPLHPVRASERGFNQAELLCAPLAERAGVPIAVHCLERVKLNAPQVAVPAKMRRANVRGAFAVTDPAAVADRTVLVFDDVWTTGATLLECARVLRRAGASAVHLLSLCRAVLHERQSPATGRMTTGHD from the coding sequence ATGCACTGGCTGACCAAGGGCTTTCTGGATCTGCTGTTTCCGCCGCGGTGCCTGGTGTGCCGGCGGTTCGGCGGCGCGGCGCTGTGCGCGGAGTGCGCTGCTGAGGTGACGCCGATCGCGCCGCCGATGTGCCACCGCTGCGGGATGCCGTTCGACCCGCAGGCGCGCGGCGGCCCGCTGTGCGCGTCGTGCCGGCAGACGCAGCGACTGCCGTACGTCATCGGCCGCTCGGTGGCCCGGTATGAGGGCCCCGCGCGGGAGGCGGTGCACCGGCTGAAGTATGACGGCAAGCGCGTGCTCGCGCGCGTGCTGGGCGAGATGATGGCGGCGGCGATGCTGGACGGCAAGGCGCAGGACAGCGCAGCCACTTCGTTGGACACGACTTCAGAGACCGGCGACCCGCCCGCCGCCGCGGCGAGCGCGCCTCCAGCGATCCCTTTCGACAAGCTCTCGCTGATCCTGCCCGTCCCGCTGCATCCGGTGCGCGCGAGCGAGCGGGGATTCAACCAGGCGGAGCTTCTCTGCGCGCCCCTCGCCGAACGTGCGGGCGTGCCGATCGCCGTCCACTGTCTGGAGCGCGTGAAGCTGAACGCGCCTCAAGTCGCGGTGCCGGCGAAGATGCGGCGCGCGAATGTGCGAGGGGCGTTTGCGGTAACCGATCCCGCGGCCGTCGCCGACAGGACGGTGCTCGTATTCGACGACGTGTGGACGACCGGCGCGACACTGCTGGAATGCGCGCGCGTGCTGCGGCGGGCCGGGGCCTCGGCCGTGCACCTGCTGAGCCTGTGCCGGGCGGTTCTGCATGAGCGGCAATCGCCGGCGACCGGTCGGATGACAACGGGTCACGATTGA
- a CDS encoding type IV pilus twitching motility protein PilT: MAVELEELCRFAVESKASDLFIKAGAPAALRVHGRIVPTDLPVLLPEDTERMAHSIMTEEQVARFREYHELDLAFTLGDLARFRCNVYQQRNTMALVLRIVPLEIYTLEELGMPKIVSEMAMNRQGCILVTGPTGCGKSTTLAAMIDVINRTRRCNIITVEDPIEFVHQDRLAVASQREVGIDTESFYDAMKYVVRESPDVILIGEMRDAETMRVALTAAETGHLVFSTVHTTSAGDTVERIVNIFPPHEKNQICLRLSTTLVGIISQKLSPRSDGTGRVASVEVLVNTPTVAKLIEEGRTSQIYNAINEGGYWGMQTMNQALLKYLRAGIITEEDAEAYAGNRTELKQMMRRGAQAAAGAAEQPSG, translated from the coding sequence GTGGCAGTTGAGCTTGAAGAACTATGCAGATTCGCGGTCGAGAGCAAGGCATCGGACCTGTTCATCAAGGCCGGGGCGCCTGCGGCGCTGCGGGTGCACGGGCGGATCGTGCCCACTGACTTGCCCGTGCTGCTGCCGGAGGACACGGAGCGCATGGCGCACTCGATCATGACGGAAGAGCAGGTCGCGCGCTTCCGCGAGTACCACGAACTCGACCTGGCATTCACCCTGGGGGACCTGGCGCGCTTCCGGTGCAACGTGTATCAGCAGCGCAATACGATGGCCCTGGTGCTGCGCATCGTGCCCCTCGAGATCTACACGCTCGAAGAGCTGGGGATGCCGAAGATCGTGAGCGAGATGGCGATGAACCGGCAGGGGTGCATTCTGGTCACGGGGCCGACCGGCTGCGGCAAGTCGACCACGCTGGCGGCGATGATTGACGTGATCAACCGCACCCGCCGCTGCAACATCATCACCGTCGAGGATCCCATCGAGTTCGTGCACCAGGACCGCCTTGCGGTGGCGAGCCAGCGCGAGGTAGGGATCGACACCGAGTCGTTTTACGACGCGATGAAGTACGTGGTGCGCGAGAGCCCGGACGTGATCCTCATCGGCGAGATGCGCGACGCGGAGACGATGCGCGTGGCGCTGACCGCCGCTGAGACCGGTCACCTGGTGTTCTCCACCGTGCACACGACGAGCGCGGGGGACACGGTCGAGCGCATCGTCAATATCTTCCCGCCGCACGAGAAGAACCAGATCTGCCTGCGCTTGTCCACGACGCTGGTGGGCATCATTTCGCAGAAGCTCTCGCCGCGGAGCGATGGCACCGGGCGCGTCGCGTCGGTCGAGGTGCTGGTCAACACGCCGACGGTGGCGAAGCTGATCGAGGAAGGACGAACGTCGCAGATCTATAACGCGATCAACGAGGGCGGCTATTGGGGCATGCAGACGATGAACCAGGCGCTGCTCAAGTATCTGCGCGCGGGCATCATTACGGAGGAAGACGCGGAGGCCTATGCGGGCAACCGCACGGAGCTAAAGCAGATGATGCGGCGGGGGGCGCAGGCCGCGGCGGGCGCAGCGGAGCAGCCTTCGGGGTAG
- a CDS encoding type IV pilus twitching motility protein PilT: MHIDELLKLVVERQGSDLHIRAGEPPVIRVHGDLQRTDYPRLNSADVKQIVYDILSDERRHRFERNMELDLAYAIPGLARFRVNVFRQRRNVGAVFRLIPIRVQTIDELGLPQVLKRVALLPRGLVLVTGPTGSGKSTTLAAMIDHINENRNVHIVTIEDPIAFMHSDKQAAVNQREVEIDTHTFADALRHVMRQNPDVILVGEMRDLETMQLAITAAETGHLVFATVHTTDAAQTMDRIVDVFEPARQEQIRMQLSVVIQAVISMTLLHRQDRPGRVAAFEIMLATPAIRNLIRERKTHQIYSMIQTGHELGMQTLDAHLLEHCRSGIVAFEDALAKASNPAEFRQRARLTTEAATGAM; the protein is encoded by the coding sequence ATGCACATTGACGAACTGCTGAAGCTAGTCGTGGAGCGGCAGGGGTCGGACTTGCACATACGGGCGGGGGAGCCGCCCGTCATTCGAGTTCACGGCGATCTGCAGCGCACCGACTACCCGCGCCTGAATTCGGCGGATGTGAAACAGATCGTTTATGACATCCTGAGCGACGAGCGGCGCCATCGCTTCGAGCGCAACATGGAGCTCGACCTCGCATACGCGATTCCCGGGCTGGCCAGGTTTCGGGTGAACGTGTTCCGCCAGCGGCGCAACGTAGGAGCGGTATTCCGACTCATCCCGATCCGCGTTCAGACCATAGACGAACTGGGGCTGCCGCAAGTTCTGAAGCGAGTGGCGCTGTTGCCGCGCGGCCTGGTGCTTGTCACCGGCCCCACCGGCAGCGGCAAGTCGACGACTCTCGCCGCGATGATTGACCACATCAACGAGAACCGCAATGTCCACATCGTGACCATTGAAGACCCGATCGCGTTCATGCACAGCGACAAGCAGGCAGCGGTCAACCAGCGCGAGGTGGAGATAGACACGCATACCTTCGCCGACGCCCTGCGGCACGTCATGCGGCAGAACCCGGACGTGATTCTGGTGGGCGAGATGCGTGACCTGGAGACGATGCAGCTCGCGATCACCGCGGCGGAGACCGGGCACCTGGTGTTCGCGACGGTGCACACGACGGACGCGGCGCAGACCATGGACCGCATCGTGGACGTGTTCGAGCCGGCGCGCCAGGAACAGATCCGCATGCAGCTCTCGGTGGTGATCCAGGCGGTGATCTCGATGACCCTGCTGCACCGGCAGGACCGCCCGGGCCGCGTGGCGGCATTCGAGATCATGCTCGCGACGCCCGCCATTCGCAACCTGATTCGCGAGCGCAAGACTCACCAGATTTACTCGATGATCCAGACCGGTCACGAGTTGGGCATGCAGACGCTGGACGCGCACCTGCTGGAGCATTGCCGCAGCGGCATCGTCGCGTTCGAGGATGCGCTGGCGAAAGCGTCGAACCCCGCCGAGTTCCGGCAGCGCGCGCGCCTGACGACGGAAGCCGCCACCGGGGCGATGTAG
- a CDS encoding type IV pilus twitching motility protein PilT, protein MAIQIDELLTECVKRDGSDLHIKADSPPLLRIYGDLYSMDLPPLTSTESRELAYSVLSEEQIALFERDWEMDLGYDIEGVGRFRVNTFVQRGNVGAVFRSIPLRISTMEELGLPAVCKYFAERPRGLVLVTGPAGCGKSTTQAAMLDYINKTYPCHIVTVEDPVEFIHEDERALINQRELGTDTQSFANALKFVLRQDPDVILIGEMRDLETVQLAITAAETGHLVFGTLHTTDAVQTVDRAIDIFPTHQQQQIRMQLSVNLLGVVSQILVKRADSRGRVAAFETLVAIPAVRSSIRERKTHQVASVIQTGVKQGMMTLDQSLAGLVKAGMVTYDEAGNKAKEPQEFANLCASD, encoded by the coding sequence ATGGCGATCCAGATCGACGAATTGCTCACGGAATGTGTCAAGCGTGACGGTTCGGACCTCCACATCAAGGCGGACAGCCCGCCCCTGCTGCGCATCTACGGCGACCTGTACAGCATGGACCTCCCGCCGCTGACCTCCACTGAATCGCGCGAGCTGGCGTACAGCGTCTTGAGCGAGGAGCAGATTGCGCTGTTCGAGCGTGACTGGGAGATGGACCTCGGCTACGACATCGAGGGTGTGGGGCGCTTCCGGGTCAACACGTTCGTGCAGCGCGGCAACGTCGGGGCGGTGTTCCGCTCGATTCCGCTGCGCATCTCGACCATGGAAGAGCTGGGGCTGCCGGCCGTGTGCAAGTACTTCGCCGAGCGTCCGCGCGGCCTCGTCTTGGTGACCGGTCCCGCAGGCTGCGGCAAGTCAACGACGCAAGCCGCCATGCTCGACTACATCAACAAGACCTATCCCTGCCACATCGTGACGGTGGAGGATCCGGTTGAGTTCATCCACGAGGACGAGCGCGCCCTGATCAACCAGAGGGAGCTGGGGACTGACACGCAGTCGTTCGCGAATGCCCTCAAGTTCGTGCTGCGTCAGGACCCCGACGTCATCCTCATCGGCGAGATGCGCGATCTGGAAACGGTGCAGCTTGCGATCACGGCGGCTGAAACGGGGCACCTAGTGTTCGGGACGCTGCACACCACGGACGCGGTGCAGACGGTGGACCGCGCGATTGACATCTTCCCCACCCACCAGCAGCAGCAGATCCGTATGCAGCTTTCGGTGAACTTGCTCGGGGTGGTGTCGCAGATCTTGGTCAAGCGCGCCGACAGCAGGGGCCGCGTCGCTGCGTTCGAAACGCTGGTGGCCATCCCGGCGGTGCGCAGCTCCATCCGCGAGCGCAAGACCCACCAGGTCGCGTCGGTGATCCAGACCGGCGTCAAGCAGGGCATGATGACGCTCGACCAATCGCTGGCGGGGCTCGTCAAGGCAGGCATGGTCACCTACGACGAGGCCGGCAACAAAGCGAAAGAGCCCCAGGAGTTCGCCAACCTCTGCGCCAGCGACTAG
- a CDS encoding aminoacyl-tRNA hydrolase gives MRFSLLRRKRDAVAQQAEASASSPLLVVGLGNPGGRYLATRHNVGFEVVELLAARAQTRLRRGKFRCAQAEARLADQRVILIQPHTYMNRSGAAVRGAADYYKVPLSRLLVVCDDVHLPLGKIRLRRSGSAGGHNGLISVIEALGNEEFPRLRIGVGEPPPHMDQVSYVLSRFAREEQEVIAAAIARAADAVEAWVSVGITEAMNRFN, from the coding sequence ATGCGATTCAGCCTGCTCCGGCGCAAGCGCGATGCTGTGGCGCAACAAGCGGAAGCGTCCGCCTCAAGCCCGCTGCTCGTCGTCGGCCTCGGCAATCCCGGGGGACGCTACCTCGCGACGCGGCACAATGTCGGCTTCGAAGTGGTCGAGTTGCTCGCCGCGCGCGCGCAGACGCGCCTGCGCCGCGGCAAGTTCCGCTGCGCTCAGGCCGAGGCGCGACTGGCCGACCAGCGCGTCATCCTGATCCAACCGCACACCTACATGAACCGCAGTGGGGCAGCGGTTCGTGGGGCGGCGGACTACTACAAGGTGCCGCTATCGCGGCTCCTCGTGGTGTGCGACGACGTCCACCTGCCGCTGGGGAAGATCCGCCTGCGCCGTTCGGGCAGCGCGGGCGGGCACAATGGCCTCATATCGGTCATTGAGGCGCTGGGCAACGAGGAGTTTCCCCGCCTGCGCATCGGCGTCGGCGAGCCGCCGCCGCACATGGATCAAGTGAGCTATGTGCTCAGTCGCTTCGCGCGCGAGGAACAAGAGGTGATCGCCGCCGCCATCGCGCGCGCAGCGGACGCGGTCGAGGCATGGGTCTCCGTCGGCATTACCGAAGCGATGAACCGCTTCAACTGA
- a CDS encoding glycoside hydrolase family 9 protein: MEVLINQVGFDVGAPKSVVVRAGEDLDGARGRLGIVDARGTLCYEADLDHVGGGALWDGHYWRSDFSGFDRDGEYELRIAIAEREARYAPVAVTPRRTARESLALAAAFYYYQRCGTEVPGWHRPCHMDDARLPDGSHIDAVGGWHDAGDYNKYNGYTPLSVVALAKAGRHELLRPWPLKQAPPPLDEAAWGGAWLAKMQDEKTGLLRGDVFSGYGWWGAPEDETDNRPGTDDDRPIRGEPSLGHHPGVALLAFATLQNLRPGESRWLECARRLDDAAAGADLPVIQQAAAALAHLEWPEQRDARVEQARRLVRAVLSRQRPDGSLHDPHIVDQGFVPAALAEFALRLPQDQLAPDIQVALTKYLEFSAGLSDNPFRIMQWDAHNVFYPYVEPKAWYVGQNSMYLSQAWALLLAAKLLNRSPDAAVRDQARLAEELAWAQINWVLGCNPFAVCMLEGAGRFNPPQYHHRYNAIRERERGAVPGAVCNGYVRESVERDAPRFDLQGNDYHSTEPWLPHNAYYLLALSET, encoded by the coding sequence ATGGAGGTTCTGATCAATCAGGTCGGGTTCGACGTCGGTGCGCCGAAGTCCGTCGTGGTTCGAGCGGGCGAGGACCTCGACGGGGCGCGAGGCCGACTGGGAATCGTGGACGCTCGCGGCACTCTGTGTTACGAAGCGGATCTGGACCACGTCGGAGGCGGCGCGCTGTGGGACGGGCATTACTGGCGAAGCGACTTCAGCGGCTTCGACCGCGACGGCGAATATGAGCTGCGAATCGCCATCGCGGAGCGCGAAGCTCGCTATGCCCCGGTGGCCGTCACCCCGCGTCGAACCGCTCGTGAATCGCTTGCGCTTGCGGCGGCGTTCTACTACTACCAGCGCTGCGGCACCGAAGTGCCGGGATGGCACCGGCCCTGCCACATGGATGACGCGCGCCTTCCCGACGGTTCGCACATCGATGCTGTCGGGGGCTGGCATGATGCCGGCGATTACAACAAGTACAACGGCTACACGCCGCTGTCGGTCGTCGCGCTTGCGAAGGCCGGCCGCCACGAGTTGCTCCGCCCGTGGCCGTTGAAGCAGGCGCCGCCGCCGCTCGATGAGGCCGCGTGGGGCGGGGCGTGGCTGGCCAAGATGCAGGATGAGAAGACCGGGCTCTTGCGCGGCGACGTGTTCTCCGGGTACGGCTGGTGGGGGGCTCCGGAGGACGAGACCGACAATCGTCCGGGCACCGACGACGACCGGCCGATTCGCGGCGAGCCCTCGCTCGGGCATCACCCGGGAGTGGCGCTGCTCGCCTTCGCCACACTGCAGAACCTGCGCCCCGGGGAATCCAGGTGGCTGGAATGCGCGCGGCGTCTCGACGATGCCGCGGCGGGAGCGGATCTGCCGGTCATCCAGCAGGCCGCCGCCGCGCTCGCCCATCTGGAATGGCCCGAACAACGAGACGCCAGGGTCGAACAGGCGCGGCGGCTGGTTCGCGCCGTGCTCAGCCGACAGCGTCCGGACGGCAGCTTGCACGATCCCCACATCGTTGACCAGGGCTTCGTCCCGGCTGCGCTTGCTGAGTTTGCGCTGCGCCTGCCCCAGGATCAGTTGGCTCCCGACATACAGGTGGCGCTCACGAAGTATCTCGAATTCAGCGCTGGCCTGAGCGATAATCCCTTCCGCATCATGCAATGGGACGCCCACAACGTGTTCTACCCCTATGTGGAACCCAAGGCCTGGTACGTTGGGCAGAACTCAATGTATCTGTCACAGGCCTGGGCGCTCCTGCTCGCGGCGAAGCTCCTCAACCGGTCGCCCGATGCCGCCGTGCGCGATCAGGCTCGGCTGGCAGAAGAACTGGCGTGGGCGCAGATCAACTGGGTGCTGGGCTGCAACCCGTTCGCCGTCTGCATGTTGGAGGGCGCCGGGCGGTTCAACCCGCCGCAGTACCACCACCGCTACAATGCGATCCGTGAGCGCGAGCGCGGTGCCGTCCCCGGGGCGGTATGTAACGGCTACGTCCGCGAGAGCGTCGAGCGCGACGCCCCCCGCTTCGATCTCCAGGGCAACGACTACCACTCGACAGAACCATGGCTGCCCCACAACGCGTACTACCTGCTGGCGCTGAGCGAAACGTGA